A genomic segment from Garra rufa chromosome 5, GarRuf1.0, whole genome shotgun sequence encodes:
- the sebox gene encoding homeobox protein SEBOX — protein sequence MALFFDQSFDLVKKISVETERDFIFNANMVQLTDATSKHSLSSPELERNCHSEGQRKRKRTIFSRAQLSELERAFMITPYPDITLRERLAALTLLPESKIQVWFQNRRARSMKSKKLTTAVRRSPDREIFPPTNLDLDQTSGDKGLHHHEQSLRQALSPWSQNLSQKIPPEPQWGSRHSETPGASSFSGCASERLPQYSFQNQSSNPWQMSCFSTHTEGFSGHQLKSYCAANQAIYSSMSVEQVIPTHQSSLEEALQRQSLAYYPQTSLADISDLIYKAAVVTNLEDC from the exons ATGGCGTTGTTTTTTGACCAGTCGTTCGATTTGGTTAAAAAAATCAGCGTGGAGACAGAAAGAGATTTTATTTTCAACGCAAACATGGTCCAGCTGACAG ATGCAACATCCAAGCATTCGCTGTCTTCTCCTGAACTCGAAAGAAACTGCCATTCTGAGGggcaaagaaaaagaaagaggacGATTTTTAGTCGCGCGCAGTTGTCAGAACTGGAGCGCGCTTTCATGATCACGCCATATCCGGACATCACTCTGCGAGAACGACTTGCCGCACTCACACTGCTGCCAGAAAGCAAAATCCAG GTCTGGTTCCAAAACAGAAGAGCTCGCAGTATGAAAAGCAAAAAGCTGACCACAGCAGTTAGGAGAAGCCCAGACAGGGAAATCTTTCCACCAACCAATCTTGATTTGGATCAAACCTCCGGAGACAAAGGCTTGCATCACCATGAGCAAAGCCTTAGACAAGCTCTCAGCCCCTGGTCTCAGAATCTTTCTCAGAAAATTCCTCCAGAGCCGCAGTGGGGAAGCAGACACTCAGAAACACCTGGAGCGTCATCTTTCTCTGGTTGTGCATCTGAAAGATTGCCTCAATATTCGTTCCAAAACCAGTCAAGCAATCCCTGGCAGATGAGCTGCTTCTCAACTCACACTGAAGGCTTCTCAGGGCATCAGTTGAAATCTTACTGTGCTGCCAATCAGGCCATTTATTCTTCCATGTCTGTGGAGCAAGTGATTCCCACTCATCAAAGCAGTTTAGAGGAAGCGCTGCAAAGACAATCTCTGGCTTACTATCCTCAGACCTCACTGGCGGATATCTCCGATCTCATTTATAAAGCAGCTGTAGTCACTAATCTGGAAGACTGTTAG